The region TTTTAAGGCCATATCCTCCGGCATAACTCCCATGTCCAGCAGAATCCACTCAGGCGATACGAATACGGAAGTGCTGACCTTTTTACGTGTTTCCGGGTCCTCTATGAAATGCCTGCATACTCCGTCCGCCGTGTAGTCCACCAGGACATTTCCCATATCAAAAACAATGTTCTTAATCATCCTATCCTCCTGCTCTCTTTTATATATATTATGGCTTTGGAACCTCTGAAGGGAACATTCTACCATATTCAAAAACCCGGGACAAGGCCCCGGGTTTCATGTCTCTTAGGCTTCCGGTTTTTCAACCTGGATAATGGCAGCCTTCTGCATAGGAATACGGCAGTTTTTATTGTTACCGAATTCCACAATGACTGTATCATCTGTCATGTCGATGATAACGCCATAGAATCCGCTGCTGGTGAGAATGGTATCACCGACTGCAACGCTTTCCAGCAATTCCTTTTGTCTTTGCTTCTCCTTCTTCTGAGGACGGATTGCCATGAAATATAACATACCTCCCAGAAGAACAATATAGAGAATCCAGAACATCGGACCACTTGTCATTCCATCTTCCTCCTTCACACCTACCGCCGCCTCGCCGCAGTAGTTTCTTATTCATCAGACGCCGTACCGGTGGCACGGCTGGAACCTTCCATACCGGCAAGCTTGGCCGCTTTATACTCAGCATAGCGGTGTTCCTCGATGGCGTCGCGAATCTCTTTCATCATTGTATTATAAAAATACAAATTATGCAAGGTACATAATCTCATTCCAAGCATTTCTTTTGCCTTCAGCAGATGACGGATATAGGCCCTGCTGTATGAACGGCAGGCAGGACAGCCGCATCCCTCTTCTATGGGGCGGGAATCCAGCTCGTATTTCTGGTTAAACAGATTCAGCTTACCCTGGTTGGTGTACACGTGACCGTGACGTCCGTTCCTGGATGGATATACACAGTCAAAGAAGTCCACGCCCCGGTCCACTGCTTCCAGGATATTAGCCGGGGTGCCCACACCCATCAGATAGACCGGCTTGTCCTCCGGCAGACAGGGCACTGTCACGTCCAGGATATGGTACATCTCCTCGTGGCTCTCTCCCACTGCCAGTCCGCCCACCGCATAGCCGTCTAAGTCCATTTCCCGTATGGTCCTTGCATGTTCCATACGTATCTCCTCCACCACGCCGCCCTGGTTGATGCCGAACAACAGCTGCTCCCGGTTCACCGTGTCCGGCAGGGAGTTAAGGCGCTCCATCTCGGTTTTGCAGCGCGCCAGCCAGCGGGTGGTGCGCTCCACTGAATGCCGGATGTAGTCGTCGCTTGCATGGCTGGGAGGGCATTCGTCAAACGCCATGGCAATGGTGGAACCCAGATTGGACTGAATCCGCATGCTCTCCTCAGGCCCCATGAATATCTTGTGGCCGTCGATATGGGAGTTAAAGTAAACCCCTTCTTCCTTAATCTTGCGCAGGCCTGCCAGGGAAAACACCTGGAACCCGCCGGAATCCGTAAGGATGGGGCGGTCCCAGTTCATGAACCTGTGAAGCCCGCCAAATTCCTTTATGAGCTTGTCGCCGGTGCGCACATGGAGATGGTAGGTATTGGACAGCTCCACCTGGGTGCCGATTTCCCGGAGGTCATCCGTTGAAACAGCTCCCTTGATGGCGCCCACCGTTCCCACATTCATGAACACAGGCGTCTCCACTGTGCCGTGTACTGTTTCCATGCGGGCGCGCTTGGCCCGCCCGTCCTTTGTTATGACTTGATATTTCATATAATAGCCTCAATTACTCCTCATCGTCTGCCAGGGCAGCTTTAATCATGATGGCGCACTCAATCCGCTTCTTCTGCATCTCACAGCCAATGTCATACGCCCCGTTGATGGAACCGCTGAAATTATACGCATTGGCAGCACAGCCGCCGCTGCAGTAGAACCTGGCAAAGCAGTCCTTACACTTAGGCTTG is a window of Enterocloster clostridioformis DNA encoding:
- the yajC gene encoding preprotein translocase subunit YajC, with the protein product MTSGPMFWILYIVLLGGMLYFMAIRPQKKEKQRQKELLESVAVGDTILTSSGFYGVIIDMTDDTVIVEFGNNKNCRIPMQKAAIIQVEKPEA
- the tgt gene encoding tRNA guanosine(34) transglycosylase Tgt, whose protein sequence is MKYQVITKDGRAKRARMETVHGTVETPVFMNVGTVGAIKGAVSTDDLREIGTQVELSNTYHLHVRTGDKLIKEFGGLHRFMNWDRPILTDSGGFQVFSLAGLRKIKEEGVYFNSHIDGHKIFMGPEESMRIQSNLGSTIAMAFDECPPSHASDDYIRHSVERTTRWLARCKTEMERLNSLPDTVNREQLLFGINQGGVVEEIRMEHARTIREMDLDGYAVGGLAVGESHEEMYHILDVTVPCLPEDKPVYLMGVGTPANILEAVDRGVDFFDCVYPSRNGRHGHVYTNQGKLNLFNQKYELDSRPIEEGCGCPACRSYSRAYIRHLLKAKEMLGMRLCTLHNLYFYNTMMKEIRDAIEEHRYAEYKAAKLAGMEGSSRATGTASDE